The region ATCGGCAAATCTACTTGATGCAGATCGTTCCCCGATCCACGAGGACAATAGCAAGACGAGCGATGGCACGGCCGCTCGATCGCGGAAGCCCCCGGAAACACGTAACAAAATCCACCCTCTATACGCAGAGCAGACAGGGGGACTCCGTTCGAGTAATGATTAATTACGCTACGCAAAGGGCAAAACCATGAAACCGGATATGGATCTGATCGGCGCTCTCACCAGCTTCTCCGTCGGCACGCTTGACGGCCGCGACGCAATGATGGTGATCGAACTCGCGACCACGCCCGAGGAATACGAGCGCGGCATCCGCCACCAGATGCCCGTTGCCATGACACCGGAGCACGCGCGAGAGCTCGGCGAGGCCCTGCTTCTCGCAGCAAAGGCGGCTCTGATGGGAGAGGCAGCAAGCTACGCGTTCAACTGATAGACGTCTTCTCCCCGCTAGCGAGGCGCTCATTCGCGCATCAGCGGCATGACCGAAATAAGTTTCGATTGAAATAAGAGTAATCGTGGCAAGCCTCGTCACAGTGAGGGGCGAGTACGACATCGATCAATTGCAAAATACTCGTTAGAGCTGTTCCCATTGGCGTGGGATCATCTCACTTCTTGGCGGAGCCGCATTTTTTGACGGCGGACCGGATCCGCTTCGCCGAAAAAGCTCTAGCGCATCGCTCGCGCTTTGGGACCCGCCCCGAGCGATGCGCCGTCTAAAAGCTTGAGCATCGGACGTGTTTCAAAGATCTGATCACGTCTTGTGTCCCCTGCTCGATCGTCGGATGACACGCCGCGAGGCGGGTGTTCCCCTGCCTCGTCGCATTCGACCGCCATCCAACCATCCATCGGCCGCGATGCCGATGGCATCGATGACGATATGTTCGCTTCGCCAGCAGCGCGCCCGTTGATCGGGATTGCGACGGGCCAACGCGCCGATAGGCGTGCGAGGCCCCACATCGTCCCAAAGGGCGGCCCGCCATCGAATGCATGACATGGCCTCGACCAGAGCAAGAGTCTCCGAGCGAGCCTATGGCAGGGAACTCTGGTTTCATTCTCGATCAGAACGGGACCGGTTCACCGCAGCATCCGGGAACGCGACGCCCTTAGAACGAAAAAGAGCAAGGCGGATGGCCGCCTTGCTCTCTGGTTGGAACTCACCGGGACCCACCTCGGGCGCTGTCCCGTTGGCCTAAGGTTAGATGGATTCCTTGAGATCCTTGGCCGCGCGGAAGGCGATCTTCTTCGAGGCCTTGATCTTCACCGGCTCGCCGGTCTGAGGATTGCGGCCCATGCGCGCGGCGCGCTTGCGCACCTGGAGGATGCCGAGGCCGGTCAGGCGAATCTTGTCGCCCTTCTTCAGGCTCTTGGCGATCATCTCGACAACCTGGGTCAGCATCTCATTGGCCTGGCGCTTGGGAAGCTCGTGCAGTTCGGAGAGCTTCTCGGCGATATGGCGCAGCGTCAGGATCGGGGACGATGCCGAGGAGGAGGCCTTCGCAACCTTCTTCACAGCCGCCTTCTTTGCCGGGGCCCTCGTCGCAGCAGCCTTAGTCGCAGCAGCCTTGCTGGCGGCCTTTGCAGGCGCCTTGGCAGCCTTCGACGATGCCTTCGCTGCAGCCTTAGGCGCCGCAGCCTTCTTGGCCGGGGCCTTCTTGGAAACCTTGGTTGCAGTCTTGGCCATCAGGAACTCCTTATTGTAGATGGTGAATGCATAAGACAGCAGATTCTCAATAACGCTTTCAGCCAAGAATTAAAGATGGCAAAGCCGGGTTTCCGCACAATAGTAAGGGATACTTGTCGATTTCTCGTCAAGAAGCACCCGAATGCTGGTTCCACGGCCCTTTGCAGCGCACTCCGACCTCGAGGCGGCATAGGCATCGAAACGGCTCGAATGCAAAGGGACATCACTGCCAGAACCGCTTTTCGCGTTCGACGCGCGGTCTCCTACGGCCGCCAGACCTCCCCTGCCCCGGAGATTGGATGTTCGTGGATAATTTGGCGGCACCTCCCCTGTCGCAAAATCGCAGTATTCCGGTTATTGAATCGACATAGGGCTCAGGCTCGCCACAATCCGAAGACGCCATGGTGGAAACATGACTCAAGTCGCCTGCATCGGTGAATGCATGATCGAGCTCCGCGAAGAGGCCGACGGCCGTTTATCGAGGGGATACGGCGGCGATACGTTCAATACCGCCGTCTACCTGGCCCGCCTCGGGACGCCGACCGATTACATCACCGCGCTCGGAGACGACAGCTGGAGCGATGAGCTGATCACGGCCTGGAACAAGGAAGGCGTTGGGACACAACGGGTGCTGCGCCTGCCCGGACGTCTCCCGGGGCTCTACATCATCCAGACGGACGCGAAGGGGGAGCGTCGCTTCTCCTACTGGCGCGAAACCGCAGCTGCGCGCCTGCTGTTCCAGGCACCGGAAGCCGCAAGCATCATCGAAGCCATCGGCACATACGATCTCGCCTACCTGTCGGGCATCTCCCTCTCGCTCTACGGAGAGAGCGGGCGAGAGCGCCTGTTCGACGTTCTTCGCAACGCCCGGTCCAACGGCCGACTTGTGGCCTTCGACACGAATTTCCGCCCGCGCGGCTGGCCGGATCCGGACGTCGCACGAGCAGCCTTCCGCGAGGCTTTCGCCTGCGCCGATATCATCCTCGCCTCCACAGAAGACCTCGACCTTCTCTTCGGCAGCAAGGGTGTGGAAGAGCTGCTCGCCTTCTCGGGCAAGGCAGAGATCGTTCTCAAACATCCCGACCTGACCTGCCGCGTCCTGTCGCAAGGTGAGGACATCCTCGTGCCCGGCAAGCCTGCGGAAGACGTGGTCGACACCACGGCCGCCGGCGACAGCTTCGCCGCCGCCTATCTGAATGCGCGCCTGTCGGGCGAGAGCCAGCGTTCCGCTGCGGCGGCAGGCCATCGCCTCGCCGGACAGGTCGTGCGCTATCGTGGCGCGATCATCCCGCGCGAAGCGATGCCATAAGCTTTTCCTCCATCTCCATCCAAGGAGTTCCTCCCATGCCTCAAGACCCGAAGGATCTCGCCAGCGCTCGCAGCAAGACGCTGGCTGACCTCCTCCGCGCCGGTCCCATCGTCCCGGTGATCACGCTGGAACGTGTGGAGGATGCGGTTCCCCTCGCGCGTGCCCTCGTCGCAGGCGGATTGCGCCTGCTGGAAATCACCCTGCGCACTGCCGCTGCGGCAGAATCAGCGGCGGCCATCATCCGGGACGTGCCCGAGGCCATCGTCGGCATCGGGACCGTCCTGACCCCGAAGGATCTGGAGCGCGCGCAGGCCCTCGGCGCGCGTTATGCCTTGAGCCCCGGTGCCACGCCCGACCTGCTCGAAGCGGCGAGCCGGAGCGAGATGCCGTTCATTCCCGGCATCGCCACCGCGTCCGAATTGATGGCGGCTCTCGCCCACGGCTTTCAGACCGTCAAATTCTTCCCGGCCGTCGCATCCGGCGGGATCCCGGCCTTGAAAGCCCTCGCCGGACCGTTCCCGCAGGCGCGCTTCTGCCCGACGGGCGGGATCGACGAGAAGAACGCCCGGGATTGGCTCGCCTTGTCGAATGTCGTGGCCATCGGCGGATCGTGGGTCTGCCAGACCTCCGACATCCGTGCGCAAGCCTGGGGTGAGATCACGGCGAAAGCGCAGCGTGCCATGACGTCGATCAAGGAATGAGCTTCCGCAGGCCATTCAACGGCTGACATTTCGTAGGATTGTCAGCCTCCTCCCTCCTGGCGATACTCGGCAGCGGGGGAGGAAAGCCAATGACCTCAACGATCTACGATACGAACCTCGACAAGAACCCGGCGAATTACCAGCCGCTGACGCCGCTTTCCTTCCTGGAGCGGGCCGCGAGCGTTCATCCGGACCGGACCGCCGTGATCCACGGCCCCCTGGTTCGCGACTATCGTGACTTTTACGCGCGTGCCCGACGGCTTGCGTCAGCGCTTGCCCGGCGTGGAATCGGGCGCGGCGATACGGTCTCGGTCATGCTTCCCAACACCCCTGCCATGCTCGAATGCCATTACGGCGTCCCGATGGCCGGGGCCGTGCTCAATACGCTGAACACCCGCCTTGATGCCAAGATCATCGCGTTCTCCCTGGACCACAGTGAAGCCAAGGTGCTGATCACGGACAGGGAGTTCTCTGCCACCGTCAAGGCGGCGCTGGCGCGATCTTCGGTCAAGCCCCTCGTCATCGACTACGACGATCCTGAATTCACCGGCCCGGGCGAGCGACTGGGTGCCATGGAGTACGAGGAGTTCCTGGCCGAGGGCGATCCCGAATTCGCCTGGAATCCGCCTCGGGACGAGTGGGACGCGATCACACTGAACTACACCTCGGGCACCACGGGCGACCCGAAGGGCGTCGTCTATCACCATCGCGGCGCCTATCTGCTCGCCATGGGCAATATCCTCACGGCCGGCATGGGCCAACATCCCGTCTATCTGTGGACGCTGCCCATGTTCCATTGCAACGGCTGGTGCTTTCCCTGGTCGCTGTCCATCGTCGCGGGCATCCATGTCTGCCTGCGCGCCGTGCGCGCGAAGCCCATGTACGACGCGCTTGCCGACCAAAGGGTCACGCATCTCTGCGGCGCGCCCATCGTCATGTCGACATTGCTCAATGCGCCGGCCTCCGAGAAGCGCCCCCTTCCCCACACGGTCAAATTCCTGACGGCCGCCGCACCGCCGCCGGAAGCGGTGCTCGCAGCCATGAAGGCTGCAGGCTTCGACGTGACGCATCTGTACGGCCTGACGGAGGTTTATGGCCCTGCGGTGGTCAACGAATGGCACGATGAATGGGATGCGCTCGACCAGGGCGGCTATGCGGCCAAGAAGGCCCGTCAGGGCGTGCGCTATCCGGTTCTGGAAGCCCTCGACGTGCTCGACCCGGAAACGATGCAGCCCGTGCCTGCCGACGGGCGAACCCTCGGCGAGGTCATGTTCCGCGGTAACGTGGTCATGAAGGGCTATCTCAAGAATCCCTCCGGCACGGCGAAGGCCTTCGAGGGCGGCTGGTTTCATTCCGGTGATCTCGGGGTGAAGTATCCGGACGGGTATGTGCAACTCAAGGACCGCTCCAAGGACATCATCATTTCCGGCGGCGAGAACATCTCGTCCATCGAAGTGGAAGATGCGCTCTACAGGCACCCCGCCATTCAAGCGGCCGCCGTCGTCGCGATGCCGGACGAGAAATGGGGCGAGACGCCTTGTGCCTTCGTGGAGCTGAGGCCCGATCAGTCAGTC is a window of Microvirga lotononidis DNA encoding:
- a CDS encoding HU family DNA-binding protein — translated: MAKTATKVSKKAPAKKAAAPKAAAKASSKAAKAPAKAASKAAATKAAATRAPAKKAAVKKVAKASSSASSPILTLRHIAEKLSELHELPKRQANEMLTQVVEMIAKSLKKGDKIRLTGLGILQVRKRAARMGRNPQTGEPVKIKASKKIAFRAAKDLKESI
- a CDS encoding sugar kinase, yielding MTQVACIGECMIELREEADGRLSRGYGGDTFNTAVYLARLGTPTDYITALGDDSWSDELITAWNKEGVGTQRVLRLPGRLPGLYIIQTDAKGERRFSYWRETAAARLLFQAPEAASIIEAIGTYDLAYLSGISLSLYGESGRERLFDVLRNARSNGRLVAFDTNFRPRGWPDPDVARAAFREAFACADIILASTEDLDLLFGSKGVEELLAFSGKAEIVLKHPDLTCRVLSQGEDILVPGKPAEDVVDTTAAGDSFAAAYLNARLSGESQRSAAAAGHRLAGQVVRYRGAIIPREAMP
- the eda gene encoding bifunctional 4-hydroxy-2-oxoglutarate aldolase/2-dehydro-3-deoxy-phosphogluconate aldolase; translation: MPQDPKDLASARSKTLADLLRAGPIVPVITLERVEDAVPLARALVAGGLRLLEITLRTAAAAESAAAIIRDVPEAIVGIGTVLTPKDLERAQALGARYALSPGATPDLLEAASRSEMPFIPGIATASELMAALAHGFQTVKFFPAVASGGIPALKALAGPFPQARFCPTGGIDEKNARDWLALSNVVAIGGSWVCQTSDIRAQAWGEITAKAQRAMTSIKE
- a CDS encoding acyl-CoA synthetase; amino-acid sequence: MTSTIYDTNLDKNPANYQPLTPLSFLERAASVHPDRTAVIHGPLVRDYRDFYARARRLASALARRGIGRGDTVSVMLPNTPAMLECHYGVPMAGAVLNTLNTRLDAKIIAFSLDHSEAKVLITDREFSATVKAALARSSVKPLVIDYDDPEFTGPGERLGAMEYEEFLAEGDPEFAWNPPRDEWDAITLNYTSGTTGDPKGVVYHHRGAYLLAMGNILTAGMGQHPVYLWTLPMFHCNGWCFPWSLSIVAGIHVCLRAVRAKPMYDALADQRVTHLCGAPIVMSTLLNAPASEKRPLPHTVKFLTAAAPPPEAVLAAMKAAGFDVTHLYGLTEVYGPAVVNEWHDEWDALDQGGYAAKKARQGVRYPVLEALDVLDPETMQPVPADGRTLGEVMFRGNVVMKGYLKNPSGTAKAFEGGWFHSGDLGVKYPDGYVQLKDRSKDIIISGGENISSIEVEDALYRHPAIQAAAVVAMPDEKWGETPCAFVELRPDQSVPAEDIIAWCRQHLASYKCPRTVIFTELPKTSTGKIQKFQLREMARAHKAAG